In one window of Leptospira sp. GIMC2001 DNA:
- a CDS encoding PilZ domain-containing protein: protein MEKEVRDKEGIHKILNALFGRLPVNIIDDGREYPIKVVALKQNGLVIYNSRKVSGEVRCLTLIHNGTKFLADFKFLGGDHKGTEVLAPLRIRMVQASRESARIHIDDADFKPIVTNIINQNEIHKAQGFDDDKVEAVIKKYTEILKKTFEHTTIYFSPRLDNRLRLMQNYEKSIFVPNRKSRESVTPDYFPFDEYIRMIEIVKLDPRFTSEISIPIRYKGYTPLGYIQVVKETALNMDSFNIINQVSAALSRDLIGTGVFQESKEKCEMSDISNSGLSFLHPQSRLFSRSFAVGETVIFDLKLEPNQTIICRAVIKNIKNTEVLFRVGVQFYNLSLSEYKLLDEFLKNNSKDEESND, encoded by the coding sequence ATGGAAAAGGAAGTCCGAGATAAAGAAGGAATACATAAAATTCTAAACGCTTTGTTTGGACGACTTCCTGTGAATATAATCGATGATGGAAGGGAATATCCAATTAAAGTCGTCGCCTTGAAGCAGAATGGACTTGTTATATACAATTCTAGAAAAGTTAGTGGGGAAGTTCGTTGTCTAACCTTGATTCACAACGGAACGAAATTTCTAGCCGATTTCAAATTTTTAGGTGGGGATCACAAAGGAACGGAAGTTCTCGCGCCACTTCGAATCCGAATGGTTCAGGCAAGCCGTGAATCGGCGAGGATCCATATCGATGATGCAGATTTTAAACCAATTGTAACGAATATCATCAATCAGAATGAGATTCATAAAGCCCAAGGTTTTGATGACGACAAAGTTGAAGCTGTTATCAAGAAATATACCGAGATTTTAAAGAAAACTTTTGAGCATACGACGATCTATTTTTCTCCTCGATTGGACAATCGCTTGAGATTGATGCAAAATTATGAGAAATCAATTTTTGTTCCTAATCGGAAATCAAGAGAATCAGTGACCCCAGACTATTTTCCATTTGATGAGTATATTAGGATGATTGAAATTGTAAAATTAGATCCAAGATTTACATCCGAAATTTCTATTCCCATTAGATACAAAGGCTATACTCCGTTAGGTTATATTCAAGTGGTGAAGGAAACTGCTCTCAATATGGACTCATTCAATATTATCAATCAAGTATCAGCTGCACTAAGTCGGGATCTAATCGGTACTGGAGTTTTTCAAGAATCCAAAGAAAAATGTGAGATGAGTGATATCAGCAATTCTGGTCTATCTTTTCTTCATCCACAATCAAGGTTATTTTCTCGATCATTTGCTGTCGGTGAGACTGTGATTTTTGATTTGAAGCTCGAACCTAATCAAACAATCATATGTCGCGCTGTAATAAAAAATATAAAAAATACGGAAGTTCTTTTTCGGGTTGGTGTTCAGTTCTATAACCTATCTTTGAGTGAATATAAGCTTCTGGATGAATTCTTAAAGAATAATTCCAAAGATGAAGAATCCAACGATTGA
- the glyA gene encoding serine hydroxymethyltransferase: MSHLSNQDPEVFKALKKEDERQENSLELIASENFVSQAVLEAYHSTLTNKYAEGYPGKRYYNGCENADTIEQLAIDRAKKLFNAEYANVQPHSGAQANMAIFLACLEPGDSFLGMNLAHGGHLTHGSAVNISGKYFKPIAYGVRSSDERLDMDEVAKLAKEHKPKLIVVGASAYPRTIDFAKFKDIADSIGAKVMADMAHISGLVAVGAHPSPVGICDYVTTTTHKTLRGPRGGLILSQSENEKILNSRVFPGIQGGPLMHVIAAKAVAFQEALQPSYKTYINQVVINAKALAEVFMSRGYRVISGGTDNHLVLVDVSVKGMTGKDAADAMDEAGITVNKNGIPFDKNPPAITSGIRLGTPALTTRGLKEDEMRKVGNLICDLLDHLGDEKNAAKVKAGVAEITKAFPMKNFRLD; this comes from the coding sequence ATGAGCCATCTATCGAATCAAGATCCAGAAGTTTTTAAAGCACTAAAAAAAGAAGATGAGAGACAAGAAAACTCTCTTGAACTCATAGCATCCGAGAACTTTGTCTCGCAGGCAGTTCTAGAAGCCTATCATTCGACCCTTACGAATAAATACGCCGAAGGTTATCCAGGTAAAAGATACTACAATGGTTGTGAGAATGCTGATACCATCGAGCAACTCGCAATTGATCGAGCAAAGAAATTATTCAATGCTGAATATGCGAATGTTCAACCACATAGTGGAGCCCAAGCCAATATGGCAATTTTTCTTGCCTGCCTTGAGCCTGGAGACAGCTTCCTTGGAATGAATCTGGCACATGGAGGCCACCTTACTCATGGATCAGCAGTCAATATCAGCGGTAAATATTTCAAACCTATTGCTTATGGAGTAAGATCCAGTGATGAAAGATTGGATATGGATGAAGTTGCAAAACTTGCCAAAGAACATAAACCAAAATTGATTGTAGTCGGTGCTTCTGCTTATCCGAGAACCATAGACTTTGCTAAATTTAAAGATATCGCAGATTCAATTGGAGCTAAGGTCATGGCTGACATGGCACATATCTCTGGTTTGGTTGCAGTTGGTGCCCATCCCTCGCCTGTTGGAATCTGCGACTATGTAACAACTACCACTCATAAAACTCTACGAGGGCCGAGAGGCGGACTCATTCTTTCGCAATCAGAAAATGAGAAAATTCTAAACTCTCGAGTATTTCCTGGAATTCAAGGAGGTCCGCTTATGCATGTAATTGCTGCAAAAGCTGTTGCTTTCCAAGAAGCTTTGCAACCAAGTTACAAAACCTATATAAATCAAGTCGTCATCAATGCAAAAGCCTTAGCGGAAGTTTTCATGTCTCGTGGATACAGAGTCATATCTGGTGGAACAGACAACCACCTTGTATTGGTTGATGTGAGCGTTAAAGGCATGACTGGCAAGGATGCAGCGGATGCCATGGATGAAGCAGGAATCACAGTAAATAAAAATGGTATACCATTTGATAAAAATCCTCCTGCAATCACTTCAGGTATTCGTCTGGGAACTCCAGCTCTAACAACTCGAGGATTGAAAGAGGACGAAATGAGAAAAGTGGGAAATCTCATCTGCGATTTACTGGATCATCTTGGAGATGAGAAAAATGCAGCTAAAGTGAAAGCAGGTGTGGCAGAAATCACAAAAGCATTCCCTATGAAAAACTTTCGCCTAGATTAA
- a CDS encoding RluA family pseudouridine synthase translates to MDSEKKSFKTRTTQEVIVLDYLAKRFTYLDRDQWIQRIKLGDVQINGSPISISQRALANTEIEFYIQESEAIEPIINSNWKLLYEDDFLFIVDKPPDLPIHPAGRYRENTLLSLLEKSYPNIQFHPCHRLDRETSGIVIFAKDSKSSKKISDQFIKSSIHKEYRTFVYGDFPEFLQVDGWISKDIESVIRKKKRLEKNYSSNKHSENSQFASTYFEKVSIKNNISYIAAFPKTGRTHQIRASLYSCGYPLLGDKIYGRDEASFLKFIESGWSDELNEVLGHNRQALHCYKMQFIHPDNNEYMEIISKLPSDLLPYI, encoded by the coding sequence ATGGATTCAGAAAAAAAGTCCTTCAAAACAAGAACAACTCAAGAAGTAATCGTGCTCGACTACTTAGCAAAAAGGTTTACTTATCTTGACCGCGACCAGTGGATTCAAAGAATAAAGTTAGGTGATGTTCAGATCAATGGATCGCCTATTTCTATTTCGCAACGGGCACTAGCTAATACGGAAATTGAATTTTATATTCAAGAATCGGAGGCAATTGAGCCTATTATCAATAGTAATTGGAAATTATTGTATGAGGATGATTTCCTTTTTATTGTAGATAAACCACCAGATCTTCCGATTCATCCTGCCGGTCGTTATCGTGAGAATACACTACTTTCTCTATTGGAAAAATCCTATCCGAATATTCAATTTCATCCTTGTCATAGGTTGGATCGCGAGACTTCTGGAATTGTAATTTTTGCAAAAGACAGTAAGTCTAGTAAAAAAATTTCGGATCAATTTATCAAATCTTCGATTCATAAGGAATACCGTACTTTCGTTTATGGAGATTTTCCTGAATTCTTGCAAGTGGATGGATGGATTTCTAAGGATATAGAATCTGTTATACGAAAAAAGAAAAGATTGGAAAAAAATTATTCTAGCAATAAGCATTCAGAGAATAGTCAATTTGCTTCGACATATTTTGAAAAAGTTTCCATAAAAAATAATATCAGTTATATTGCAGCATTTCCAAAAACGGGGCGAACGCACCAGATCCGAGCTAGTCTCTATAGTTGCGGCTATCCATTGCTTGGAGATAAAATATATGGTAGAGACGAAGCGAGTTTTTTGAAGTTCATTGAATCGGGGTGGAGTGATGAGTTGAATGAAGTTTTGGGACATAATAGACAAGCTCTACATTGTTATAAAATGCAATTTATTCATCCAGATAACAATGAATATATGGAAATAATTTCCAAACTCCCCTCTGATCTTCTTCCTTATATATAG
- the ilvD gene encoding dihydroxy-acid dehydratase: MALNKISRQLTQDETLPAAQAMLIGSGVAYEDLNKPFIGIGSTGFEGNPCNMHLADFAKIQKKSVYDTNKMVGLVFNTIGVSDGITNGNDGMRYSLPSREIIADSIETAAGAHFYDGILFTAGCDKNMPAAIMAMARLNRPSIMIYGGTINGGHYKGESLNIVSAFEAYGKKVNGKIGEAEYKEIIKNSCPGPGACGGMYTANTMASAIEAMGMSLPYSSSSPARSEEKKKECQDIGKYIYNLLEKDIKPSDIITSKSLRNAMVVVTVLGGSTNAVLHLLAIARTMGLPLTLADFQKISDTTPLLADMKPSGKYLMEDLFKIGGVPAIIKFLLKEGLIDGSCLTVTGQTIEENLKSLKGLPEGQDLLRPLSDPIKPQGHIQILFGNIAKLGAVAKITGHEGEKFEGKAICFDSEADLNQGISDGKVKAGHVVVVRYVGPKGGPGMPEMLKPTSAIIGAGLGDKVALITDGRFSGGSHGFVVGHVTPEAMEGGEIALIEDGDTIKIDAVNNTIDILVDGAVIDFRRSNWKKPPYRVTSGYLWKYIKNVANASEGCITDL; the protein is encoded by the coding sequence ATGGCACTCAATAAAATCAGTAGACAATTAACTCAAGACGAAACTCTTCCGGCTGCTCAAGCGATGCTGATCGGATCCGGTGTTGCATATGAAGATCTAAATAAACCTTTTATTGGAATCGGAAGTACAGGATTCGAAGGGAATCCATGCAATATGCACCTTGCTGATTTTGCAAAAATTCAAAAAAAATCTGTCTATGATACGAATAAAATGGTTGGACTTGTTTTCAATACCATTGGTGTAAGTGATGGAATTACAAATGGCAATGACGGAATGAGGTATTCACTTCCTTCTCGAGAGATCATTGCCGACTCAATCGAGACTGCTGCCGGCGCCCATTTCTACGATGGAATCCTATTTACTGCTGGATGCGATAAGAATATGCCAGCCGCAATCATGGCAATGGCAAGATTGAATCGACCATCGATCATGATCTATGGTGGAACAATCAACGGAGGACACTATAAGGGCGAATCACTCAATATCGTTTCTGCTTTTGAAGCCTATGGCAAGAAAGTCAATGGTAAGATTGGAGAAGCTGAATATAAAGAAATTATAAAAAATTCATGCCCAGGTCCAGGCGCTTGTGGTGGAATGTATACAGCCAATACAATGGCTTCGGCTATTGAAGCGATGGGAATGAGTCTTCCTTATAGTTCATCTAGTCCGGCAAGAAGCGAAGAGAAAAAGAAAGAATGCCAAGATATTGGGAAATATATTTACAATCTATTAGAAAAAGATATCAAGCCAAGTGATATCATAACTTCGAAATCTTTACGTAATGCAATGGTTGTGGTTACTGTTCTTGGAGGATCAACCAATGCTGTTCTTCATTTACTCGCAATCGCAAGAACAATGGGACTGCCTTTGACACTGGCTGATTTCCAGAAAATTTCCGACACTACACCTTTGTTAGCTGACATGAAACCAAGTGGCAAATACCTCATGGAGGATCTATTCAAAATTGGCGGTGTTCCTGCGATTATAAAATTTCTATTAAAAGAAGGATTGATTGATGGTAGCTGTCTTACTGTTACGGGTCAGACCATCGAAGAAAATCTTAAATCTTTAAAAGGCCTCCCTGAAGGACAGGATTTGCTTCGCCCTTTGAGTGATCCAATCAAACCACAAGGACATATTCAAATTTTATTTGGAAACATTGCTAAGTTAGGTGCTGTTGCCAAAATTACAGGCCATGAAGGTGAGAAATTCGAAGGAAAGGCAATTTGCTTTGATTCAGAAGCAGATCTTAATCAAGGAATCAGTGATGGTAAAGTTAAGGCAGGGCATGTTGTTGTAGTAAGATATGTTGGTCCAAAGGGTGGTCCGGGAATGCCCGAAATGTTAAAGCCAACGTCCGCAATCATAGGAGCAGGATTAGGTGATAAAGTAGCTCTGATTACGGATGGCAGATTTTCCGGAGGATCACATGGATTCGTTGTGGGACATGTAACACCTGAAGCAATGGAAGGTGGAGAGATCGCTCTGATCGAAGACGGTGATACAATAAAAATCGATGCTGTGAACAACACAATAGATATATTGGTTGATGGTGCAGTAATTGATTTCCGAAGAAGCAATTGGAAGAAACCTCCTTATCGAGTGACATCTGGATATCTTTGGAAATACATCAAGAACGTCGCGAATGCAAGCGAAGGTTGTATTACAGATCTCTAA
- a CDS encoding alpha-hydroxy-acid oxidizing protein, whose amino-acid sequence MKESRTILIIGGGLLQVPIIQTAKTMQLKVVVADMNPDSIGFRIADDQIIMSTKDVEGMVREAKRYAKDKPIHGVITAGTDASMTVAAVANSLDLPGIRFVDAEACSNKVKMRKRLREHNVPIPNFAPVWNIQDARDALEYLKFPLVIKPADNMGARGVIKIENREEMQAAFKHAKKFCPTGELILEEYMTGAEVSVDALSYNNNYRMTGIADRIIEREPFFIEMGHNMPSNLSKQTLDEVERVMIAGMKALGINLGAGKGDIKITPDGVKVGEIAARLSGGFMSAFTYPLSTGVNLNRAAILIAMGEEPDNLDPVLNRVSIERSLLARPGKLLAIHGLDVAKRIDGVNEIFIQSQIGEIIKDPTNNIEKTGHVIITADHLIDAESIFKKVQETIRFEVDEVFGISEKEMNQNARMRFGREVCWVCKICDGSDCASSVPGMGGIGVMETFQDNSKSLSEYQILPKYIRENTIPTIQSHFLGYPLETPIMGAPMTGAVTNMNGAMTDEQYADIVLRGFVEAGSLAWLGDGATPDKYKLMINSLSKVNGKGILICKPREDEGLLRERMQEAERAGIVAIGMDIDAVNFKTMVLKNLNSISREIKVLEKIRSFTKLPFILKGIMDTSDAMLAVEGGFSAIVVSNHGGRVLDGLPGTARVLPKIVEKVKGKIAISVDGGIRSGMDAFKMLALGAETVLIGRPVAIAAVGADAAGVKFLIQKYSNELKQTLSLTACRNIADAKPDMLFRKFD is encoded by the coding sequence TTGAAAGAAAGCCGTACTATACTTATTATTGGAGGTGGACTCCTCCAAGTTCCCATTATACAAACCGCAAAAACAATGCAATTGAAAGTAGTCGTAGCGGACATGAATCCAGACTCGATTGGATTTCGAATCGCAGACGATCAGATTATCATGTCCACCAAAGATGTCGAAGGTATGGTTCGTGAAGCCAAGCGCTATGCAAAAGATAAACCAATTCATGGTGTTATAACTGCTGGAACTGATGCTTCTATGACAGTTGCAGCTGTTGCGAATTCTTTAGACCTTCCTGGTATTCGATTCGTAGATGCTGAAGCTTGCTCTAACAAAGTAAAAATGCGTAAGCGATTAAGAGAACACAATGTACCTATTCCTAATTTTGCCCCAGTCTGGAACATTCAGGATGCGAGAGACGCCCTTGAATATCTCAAATTCCCACTTGTAATCAAACCTGCTGATAATATGGGCGCGCGAGGCGTCATCAAAATTGAGAATCGCGAAGAAATGCAGGCTGCATTTAAACATGCAAAGAAATTTTGTCCAACGGGCGAATTGATTTTGGAAGAGTATATGACTGGAGCAGAAGTGTCTGTTGATGCACTTAGCTATAATAACAATTATCGCATGACGGGTATTGCAGATAGAATTATTGAGAGGGAACCTTTCTTTATCGAGATGGGACACAATATGCCATCGAACCTTTCTAAGCAAACTTTGGATGAAGTGGAAAGAGTTATGATCGCTGGAATGAAAGCTTTAGGAATCAATCTTGGCGCAGGCAAAGGTGATATTAAAATTACTCCAGATGGTGTGAAGGTTGGTGAGATCGCAGCAAGGCTCTCTGGCGGTTTTATGTCAGCTTTCACCTATCCCCTGTCAACTGGTGTAAATCTCAATCGTGCTGCTATTCTTATTGCGATGGGTGAAGAACCCGATAACCTGGATCCAGTTCTGAACAGAGTGTCCATAGAACGATCATTGCTCGCAAGGCCTGGTAAATTGTTGGCGATTCATGGATTGGATGTTGCAAAACGTATCGATGGAGTAAATGAGATTTTTATCCAGTCACAGATTGGTGAGATTATAAAAGATCCTACAAATAATATAGAGAAAACTGGTCATGTGATTATCACTGCCGATCACTTAATCGACGCAGAAAGTATTTTCAAAAAAGTACAAGAAACAATTCGATTTGAAGTGGACGAAGTGTTCGGTATATCAGAAAAAGAAATGAATCAGAATGCAAGAATGCGCTTTGGTCGAGAAGTCTGCTGGGTCTGTAAGATCTGTGATGGATCAGATTGTGCAAGTTCGGTTCCTGGTATGGGTGGGATTGGAGTAATGGAGACTTTTCAAGACAATTCCAAATCTCTATCTGAATATCAGATTTTACCAAAATATATTAGAGAAAATACGATTCCAACTATACAATCTCATTTCTTGGGATATCCATTAGAAACTCCAATTATGGGTGCTCCAATGACCGGCGCTGTAACCAATATGAATGGAGCTATGACCGATGAACAATATGCGGACATTGTGTTACGAGGTTTTGTAGAAGCAGGAAGCCTTGCTTGGTTAGGTGATGGTGCAACTCCTGATAAATACAAGCTGATGATAAACTCACTAAGCAAAGTCAATGGGAAAGGGATTCTTATTTGCAAGCCACGTGAAGATGAAGGCTTGCTTCGTGAGAGAATGCAGGAAGCTGAACGCGCTGGAATCGTCGCAATTGGAATGGACATTGATGCTGTGAATTTTAAGACAATGGTTTTGAAGAATCTGAATAGTATCAGTCGTGAAATCAAAGTCTTAGAAAAAATTCGTTCTTTTACTAAATTACCATTTATTCTCAAAGGAATTATGGATACTAGTGATGCAATGCTTGCTGTTGAGGGAGGTTTTTCCGCAATCGTAGTATCCAATCACGGAGGTCGGGTTTTGGACGGATTGCCCGGAACCGCTAGAGTATTACCCAAGATAGTAGAAAAAGTAAAAGGCAAAATCGCAATATCAGTTGATGGTGGAATTAGATCTGGAATGGACGCTTTTAAAATGTTAGCATTGGGTGCAGAGACAGTATTGATTGGACGTCCAGTAGCAATCGCTGCAGTTGGAGCGGACGCTGCAGGTGTCAAATTCCTTATACAGAAATATTCTAATGAACTTAAGCAGACTTTGAGTCTAACCGCTTGCAGAAATATAGCTGATGCTAAACCTGATATGCTATTTAGGAAATTCGATTAA
- a CDS encoding TPM domain-containing protein has protein sequence MVAMKCNPFPSRILFGIFFFFVLFNPSNTNLLKNSVEARDIPPYTHHVVDEVGLLSETTLVELEEKLKNHEYETSNQIAILIIKHLEDENLEEYSLKVAESWALGQKSLDNGVLVLIAIDDRKIRIEVGYGLEGSLTDILAKQIIRNEITPHFKTKEYDLGVTRGVDAIISAIKNEYISDNKTETQSDDYGNDSEDKTFLEEYKTFVEEAAVDDIPLFFRIFIGTLFLIVITPFTFIAATVPYLGWFLYFFLIPFYGTFPLVILGKPGALLLPTYLIVVFCIKMYLLLTPSGRAWRKEKVGDFTSGSRSGSSSRSGGSSSRSSSGGFSSSRSSGGGGSFGGGGSSGSW, from the coding sequence ATGGTTGCTATGAAGTGTAATCCATTTCCATCTAGAATCCTTTTTGGTATTTTTTTCTTCTTTGTATTATTCAATCCTAGCAACACAAACCTTCTTAAGAATTCAGTAGAAGCAAGAGACATTCCGCCTTACACTCATCATGTGGTTGATGAAGTTGGATTGCTTAGCGAGACTACTCTTGTTGAACTCGAAGAAAAACTCAAAAATCACGAGTATGAAACCAGTAACCAAATTGCTATCCTCATCATCAAACATTTAGAAGATGAGAATCTCGAAGAATATTCCCTGAAAGTTGCTGAGTCCTGGGCTCTTGGGCAAAAATCTCTAGACAATGGCGTTCTCGTATTAATTGCCATTGATGACAGAAAGATTCGTATCGAAGTCGGATATGGCCTGGAAGGCTCACTTACCGATATACTTGCAAAGCAAATCATACGCAACGAGATCACTCCTCACTTCAAAACAAAAGAATATGATCTCGGTGTGACAAGAGGAGTGGACGCAATCATTTCAGCTATAAAGAATGAATACATCAGTGATAATAAAACTGAAACTCAATCAGATGACTATGGAAATGATTCCGAAGACAAAACTTTTTTGGAAGAATACAAAACTTTTGTCGAAGAAGCGGCTGTTGATGATATCCCTTTATTTTTTAGGATTTTTATTGGGACTCTATTCTTAATTGTCATAACACCATTTACATTTATTGCAGCGACCGTTCCTTACTTAGGATGGTTTTTGTATTTTTTTCTGATTCCGTTTTATGGAACTTTTCCTTTGGTGATTTTGGGGAAGCCTGGTGCACTGTTGCTTCCTACTTATCTAATCGTTGTCTTTTGCATTAAAATGTATCTTCTTCTCACACCTTCTGGGCGAGCATGGAGAAAGGAAAAAGTTGGAGACTTTACGAGTGGTTCTAGAAGCGGATCTTCGTCTCGCAGTGGTGGATCCAGTAGTCGTTCATCGTCTGGAGGATTTTCCTCATCTCGATCTAGCGGTGGCGGTGGAAGTTTCGGCGGTGGTGGAAGCTCAGGAAGTTGGTAA
- a CDS encoding DUF971 domain-containing protein, which produces MVTDLKKTIPQDIQYDATELRIEWKDGHLSRYNLLDLRKKCPCATCRGGHGGKVGDATGHIQAASIISWSKVGRYAINIVWNDYHNTGIYSFDNLRAYGDGLKDAFDH; this is translated from the coding sequence ATGGTGACCGATCTAAAAAAAACTATCCCCCAGGATATTCAGTATGATGCAACTGAATTGAGAATTGAATGGAAAGATGGGCATTTATCTAGATACAATTTGCTGGATTTGCGTAAGAAATGTCCATGCGCAACATGCCGTGGTGGTCATGGTGGCAAGGTCGGTGATGCAACTGGCCATATTCAAGCGGCTTCCATCATCTCTTGGTCAAAAGTGGGAAGATACGCAATCAATATTGTATGGAATGATTACCACAATACTGGCATTTATTCATTTGACAATCTTCGAGCATATGGAGATGGATTGAAGGATGCATTTGACCATTAG
- the fliN gene encoding flagellar motor switch protein FliN: MGEGSLSQDEIDALLQGAEDNPFDMGGGSSSAGGGATDSLSPIDRDIISDTLGAAFQTAGNVLGTILAKNTRFNNPSTESRSSAEISQELGSKTVCLYSQVQGAFSGRITLVMAQENAAKIAGLMMGGASPSDQMDMAQLQTLKDCLSPMMGTITAQLGLKLGGTLSGSPPDIVLVNSPNDLRLPDGTNLVKTQFSLSVDSLGSFKINYILSSDNAQSILDISKNGPSTGMGGGMNVPMQGGMQMGGGFMNQQPQVGIKGVGFPSLSTAGPASGNTNLNLLMDVQMALTVELGRTKMYIKDILGLGEGSIIELDKLAGEPVDLLVNGKLIAKGEVVVIDENFGVRVTDIVSPQDRIKSDKS, from the coding sequence ATGGGCGAAGGTTCCCTTTCTCAAGATGAAATAGATGCACTCTTACAGGGTGCCGAAGATAACCCATTTGATATGGGAGGCGGGAGCTCTAGCGCTGGCGGTGGGGCAACTGATTCACTTTCTCCTATTGATAGAGATATAATTTCTGATACTTTGGGTGCTGCATTCCAAACTGCTGGGAATGTTCTTGGAACTATATTAGCCAAAAATACAAGATTTAACAATCCTTCTACGGAATCGAGATCCTCTGCTGAGATTTCTCAAGAACTAGGTTCCAAAACTGTATGCTTGTATTCTCAAGTGCAAGGTGCCTTTTCTGGAAGAATCACACTTGTTATGGCTCAAGAGAATGCAGCCAAAATTGCTGGTCTCATGATGGGCGGTGCGTCTCCTTCTGATCAGATGGACATGGCTCAATTGCAAACTCTTAAAGATTGCCTTTCTCCGATGATGGGAACTATTACAGCTCAACTTGGTTTAAAGCTTGGCGGAACATTGTCAGGTTCTCCACCTGATATCGTTTTGGTGAATTCACCCAATGATCTTCGATTGCCAGATGGAACCAACCTGGTCAAAACTCAGTTTAGCCTTAGTGTTGATTCTCTAGGTTCATTCAAAATCAATTATATTCTATCATCCGACAATGCTCAATCTATTTTGGATATTTCCAAAAATGGTCCTTCAACTGGAATGGGCGGTGGAATGAACGTTCCTATGCAAGGTGGAATGCAGATGGGCGGTGGTTTTATGAACCAGCAGCCTCAAGTGGGAATCAAAGGAGTTGGTTTTCCGTCTCTTTCTACTGCAGGACCAGCCTCGGGCAATACGAACTTAAATTTGCTTATGGATGTTCAGATGGCTCTAACCGTGGAGCTTGGTCGAACGAAAATGTATATCAAGGATATTTTAGGGTTAGGTGAAGGTTCAATCATCGAGTTGGACAAATTAGCCGGTGAACCTGTGGATCTCTTAGTCAATGGCAAGCTAATTGCTAAAGGCGAGGTAGTTGTAATTGATGAAAACTT
- a CDS encoding site-specific DNA-methyltransferase yields the protein MAEPIVKLQQDDRKQLGEFWTSKQRQSHSLHYAVSYRASFKPELPSFFFSEFLKKKGSVVFDPFGGRGTTAIQANIEGHYAIHNDVNPLSIFLAQSRQNVPNYNEALKILEKVDVKSKAEEDPMDKSLLAFYHKDTLNEIKNFRNFCERNPELDTNYLKLVALSRLHGHSPGFFSVYSFPQMSIPAEQQHRNNIKKGIKPDYRPILPRIANKLKRDLAEPLPPFYHEFSKGNRYSRSSVLNLEPIPSEIADLVVTSPPFLDKVNYELDNWIRHWFLRIPSEQTKEISIISSLEEWTGFMRDTLRSSARILKKGAFLVIEVGEVKKGNKILPLDDSIVEAGASVGLDWSRTYINTQKFTKLSNCWNVSNNEKGTNSNRCVVLQKLS from the coding sequence ATGGCAGAACCAATCGTAAAGTTACAACAAGATGATCGCAAACAACTCGGAGAGTTTTGGACTTCTAAGCAGAGGCAATCGCATTCGCTCCATTATGCGGTAAGCTATAGAGCATCTTTTAAGCCTGAATTGCCATCTTTCTTTTTTTCGGAATTTCTAAAAAAGAAAGGTTCTGTGGTATTTGATCCATTTGGAGGAAGAGGGACCACAGCCATCCAAGCCAATATCGAAGGACATTATGCAATCCACAATGATGTGAATCCTTTATCTATTTTTCTTGCTCAGTCAAGACAAAATGTCCCAAATTATAATGAAGCACTGAAGATATTAGAAAAGGTTGATGTAAAATCAAAAGCAGAAGAAGATCCTATGGATAAAAGTCTTTTGGCTTTTTATCACAAAGATACGTTAAATGAAATAAAAAATTTCAGAAATTTCTGTGAACGCAATCCGGAACTAGACACTAATTATTTAAAACTTGTTGCACTTTCCAGATTGCATGGTCATAGTCCAGGTTTCTTTTCTGTTTATAGTTTTCCACAAATGTCAATTCCTGCTGAACAACAACATCGTAACAATATAAAAAAAGGAATCAAACCAGATTATAGACCTATATTGCCACGAATCGCAAATAAATTGAAAAGAGATTTGGCAGAACCTCTTCCGCCCTTTTATCATGAATTCTCAAAAGGGAATCGCTATTCGAGATCCAGTGTTCTGAATTTGGAACCCATTCCGTCCGAAATTGCAGATTTGGTTGTAACTTCACCACCTTTTTTGGATAAGGTGAACTATGAATTAGATAATTGGATTCGTCATTGGTTTTTGAGAATTCCATCTGAGCAGACCAAAGAGATTTCAATTATATCTAGTCTGGAAGAATGGACTGGGTTTATGAGAGATACGCTTCGGTCTTCTGCTCGCATTCTTAAGAAGGGAGCTTTTTTGGTAATTGAAGTCGGTGAAGTAAAGAAAGGAAATAAGATATTGCCTTTAGACGATTCCATTGTTGAAGCCGGTGCGAGTGTCGGACTTGACTGGAGCCGAACCTATATAAATACACAGAAATTTACTAAGTTATCTAATTGTTGGAATGTTTCAAATAATGAAAAAGGAACCAATTCCAATCGTTGTGTCGTTCTCCAAAAATTGAGTTGA